In the Malassezia vespertilionis chromosome 1, complete sequence genome, one interval contains:
- the ILV2 gene encoding acetolactate synthase (EggNog:ENOG503NVDF; COG:H), whose amino-acid sequence MATQGRGAPKAEVIQQWADAGSEGASFERGRIDAAVKSICVEDPAGTPASLKDPRKGVKLKAADIIALTNEFLISRPEPAPSFQSYKLPDPQNAGYDKSELDDSFIGMSGGDIFHEMMLRHGVKTVFGYPGGAILPVFDAIHNSKYFDFVLPRREDGAGHMAEGYARASGKPGVVIVTSGPGATNVVTPMQDAMSDGVPLIVFCGQVATSAIGSDSFQEADMVGISRSCTKWNVMVKDVAEIPRRINEAFKIATSGRPGPVLVDLPKDVTAGVLKNPIPRTSTQPNLSLMPSRETAMQQRRSVKSSQPLVCDQQPLLAKAAHLISIAKRPIIYAGHGILLDPQGPELLRELAETYQIPVTTTLHALGAFDEMKSLSLHMLGMHGSAYANLSMQNADLIIALGARFDDRVTGRLDRFAPAAHAAAEQGTGGIIHFEVMPKNINKVVQATVAIEGDVTKNLRQLFAEMGSCADHSEWLEQIRVWKEEFPFFYDASDPSKGELLKPQEVVEALDQAVADRKEQVIITAGVGQHQMWAAQHYRWRHPRSFISSGGLGTMGFGLPSCIGAKVAMPDKMVFDIDGDASFSMTAMELATAAQYNIGVKVLVLNNEFQGMVLQWQDLFYNRRYSHTEMHNPDFVKLAESMGVKAIRCELLDDLPAKMKEFVEYDNNKPILFEARVVKSEHVFPMVAAGKALDEQLVHPSLNKPNSAPRFAPLP is encoded by the exons ATGGCGACACAAGGCCGTGGAGCACCGAAAGCTGAGGTGATCCAGCAATGGGCTGATGCGGGCTCCGAAGGCGCGTCATTTGAGCGCGGTCGGATCGACGCTGCTGTAAAGTCCATTTGCGTTGAAGATCCTGCTGGCACGCCAGCATCGCTCAAAGACCCGCGCAAAGGCGTGAAGCTCAAGGCGGCTGATATCATTGCCCTC ACAAACGAGTTCCTTATTTC GCGTCCTGAGCCTGCGCCCTCCTTCCAGTCGTACAAACTACCTGATCCGCAGAATGCTGGGTACGACAAGTCTGAATTGGATGATTCCTTTATTGGCATGTCCGGCGGGGACATCTTCCACGAAATGATGCTCCGACACGGCGTCAAGACCGTTTTTGGCTACCCTGGTGGTGCGATCTTGCCTGTATTTGACGCTATTCACAATTCGAAATACTTTGACTTTGTGCTTCCGCGACGCGAGGATGGTGCGGGGCATATGGCCGAGGGctatgcgcgcgcgagcggcaAGCCCGGTGTCGTCATTGTGACTAGTGGTCCTGGCGCGACGAATGTTGTTACGCCAATGCAGGATGCAATGAGCGACGGTGTGCCTCTAATTGTGTTTTGTGGCCAGGTCGCTACTTCCGCGATTGGCTCCGACAGCTTCCAGGAAGCAGATATGGTTGGCATTagccgcagctgcacgaAATGGAACGTGATGGTAAAAGATGTCGCCGAAATTCCACGCCGTATTAACGAGGCGTTCAAAATTGCAACAAGCGGTCGTCCAGGCCCCGTTTTGGTTGACCTGCCCAAAGATGTAACTGCAGGTGTATTAAAAAACCCGATCCCCCGCACTAGCACGCAACCGAATTTGTCCCTCATGCCGAGTCGTGAGACGgcgatgcagcagcgccgatCCGTGAAAAGCTCGCAGCCACTTGTATGCGACCAGCAACCCTTGCTAGCAAAGGCAGCACACCTCATAAGCATTGCCAAGCGGCCTATTATCTACGCAGGCCACGGTATCTTGCTCGACCCTCAAGGCCCCGAGCTCCTccgcgagcttgccgagaCGTACCAGATTCCTGTCACCACAACCTTACACGCCCTCGGTGCATTTGACGAGATGAAATCGCTTAGTCTTCACATGCTCGGTATGCATGGCTCCGCCTACGCGAATCTGTCCATGCAGAACGCAGACTTGATCATtgcacttggcgcgcgctttgacGACCGTGTTACTGGCCGTCTCGACCGCTTTGCGCCGGCTgcgcatgccgccgcgGAACAGGGCACAGGCGGTATTATCCACTTTGAAGTGATGCCCAAAAATATCAACAAGGTCGTTCAGGCGACTGTTGCCATTGAAGGCGACGTCACGAAAAATTTGCGCCAACTGTTTGCGGAGATGGGCAGCTGCGCGGACCATAGCGAATGGCTCGAACAGATCCGTGTTTGGAAAGAGGAGTTCCCGTTCTTCTACGACGCATCGGACCCCTCCAAaggcgagctgctcaagccGCAGGAGGTAGTCGAGGCGCTTGACCAAGCCGTTGCGGACAGAAAAGAACAAGTGATTATTACCGCCGGTGTTGGCCAGCACCAAATGTGGGCTGCACAGCACTACCGCTGGCGCCACCCCCGCTCGTTTATTTCCAGCGGTGGTCTTGGCACAATGGGCTTTGGACTCCCGTCGTGCATTGGCGCCAAGGTGGCGATGCCTGATAAGATGGTGTTTGACATTGACGGTGACGCAAGTTTTAGCATGACAGCCATGGAACTAGCCACGGCTGCGCAGTACAACATCGGCGTCAAAGTATTGGTTTTGAATAACGAGTTCCAGGGTATGGTGTTGCAATGGCAAGATCTTTTCTATAACCGCCGCTACTCCCACACGGAAATGCACAACCCCGATTTCGTCAAGCTGGCCGAGAGTATGGGCGTCAAGGCCATTCGATGCGAATTGCTTGACGATTTGCCCGCTAAAATGAAGGAGTTTGTCGAGTACGACAACAACAAGCCGATACTTTTCGAGGCGCGTGTAGTAAAGAGCGAGCATGTGTTCCCCATGGTCGCCGCTGGCAAAGCACTGGACGAGCAGCTTGTGCACCCCTCGCTGAACAAGCCCAactctgcgccgcggttTGCCCCTTTGCCGTAG
- a CDS encoding uncharacterized protein (EggNog:ENOG503NUQR; COG:D): MANAAATQPLVDAQWLFSAQDLEQTPSVTGVYDKAHQSASPPRTAQALTPTQERVLRGKGVHLMFKMSEFLQLGQHVVAAAVTYFHRFFMRRPLQVSKSASGWSHYEIAAACVFLACKAEESLRKMPAVVDAAMSSLDKSSEGQMRWADRSFRANQSSHEFLKWRDCILLHEEALLTTLCFDLVVPQPHEVLVHAARMLEVEKPLAQLAWSILNDSMRDPTFVLFDAPVLAAGAFQKACTVRNIDPAMYYGARPRDAPPAAPEEAYYDWLDVFDVDEEEAQAAMDALDKDVYGFHMPLQHQRTHAKGEKRQENAPARERPSPCEEGKASR, encoded by the coding sequence ATGGCCAACGCCGCGGCGACGCAGCCGCTTGTGGACGCACAATGGCTCTTCTCTGCGCAAGATTTGGAGCAGACACCGAGCGTGACAGGTGTATATGACAAGGCGCATCAATCCGCAtcaccgccgcgcaccgcacaaGCGCTCACACCCACACAAGAGCGTGTTCTTCGCGGCAAAGGCGTGCACCTCATGTTTAAGATGTCCGAGTTTCTGCAGCTCGGGCAACATGTCGTGGCGGCCGCAGTGACGTATTTTCATCGCTTTTTTATGCGGCGCCCTTTGCAAGTGAGCAAATCGGCCAGCGGCTGGTCGCACTATGAAATTGCAGCCGCGTGTGTATTTTTGGCCTGCAAAGCAGAAgagtcgctgcgcaagatgcCGGCTGTGGTAGATGCGGCGATGTCATCGCTGGATAAGTCATCCGAAGGGCAGATGCGTTGGGCCGACCGCTCTTTTCGCGCGAACCAGTCCTCGCACGAGTTTTTGAAATGGCGCGACTGCATCCTGCTGCACGAAGAAGCACTGCTCACGACGCTGTGTTTTGATCTTGTTGTGCCGCAGCCACATGAAGTGCTtgtgcatgcagcgcggaTGCTTGAGGTCGAGAAAccgcttgcacagctcgcgTGGAGTATTCTTAATGACAGTATGCGCGACCCCACCTTTGTGCTGTTTGACGCGCCTGTCCTGGCCGCCGGCGCGTTCCAAAAAGCGTGTACGGTACGCAATATAGATCCTGCGATGTACTATGGGGCACGGCCCAGAGATGCCCCGCCGGCAGCGCCAGAAGAGGCGTATTACGATTGGCTCGATGTGTTTGACGTAGACGAAGAGgaggcgcaagcggcgatgGATGCGTTAGACAAGGACGTGTACGGTTTTCATATGCCGCTGCAACATCAACGCACACACGCAAAAGGGGAGAAACGGCAGGAAaatgcgcctgcgcgcgagcgaccATCTCCTTGCGAAGAAGGCAAGGCTTCTCGCTAG
- a CDS encoding uncharacterized protein (COG:A; EggNog:ENOG503NVV9), with amino-acid sequence MARRKSQFLDEGQDSGDSEASDDLERAVPRFVQGTQSKAFPAFVRASKAPADAPSEGSASDEERVSFARRAPGGGLGAGRGAAGGAAAGAVPPAPLSRTSGSGGFDPSAYLRKMGWTGGGLGKEGEGIVNPIEVQLRPNRAGVAFGGRTEKTKQARREERRKTGAPSSSDEDTHAPTRTAPRSNAWKKRNEARPKLVHRTYDEIIAEAAGAAPSAGPIYDATGGALREVASVSAALRHAVPTEDTYLPELQHNTRLLCDTTRTSLDKMAQQGAGFVDRARWLRHEKETCARRIAHAQHEKALLVSVLDRVKQLAHVASSASTLEALQPAMDDLLKAQTPEMQSLHLDEAVAGALAAVLRRALATWAPLEAPHAFTALLTRWLTALVRDEKGPLVMTPYESMLWNVWMPTIRNALTNEWDVHDPAPAIALVEAWRPLVPAFLYDNIWDQLILPKLQRAVHAWAPTKATVPLHMLVVPWLPLAGARLDAILADARRQWQRVLATWPIHTAPAALLHWKGVFAARDWDALLLQHIVPRLSHLLRTSFSVNPVAQDMSALESVLSWHGIVRESVLSRLLETEFGTPFLHTLHQWLTQDTVQFDQVAAWYAFWRAWFPAHVARLEGVENVFSRALQLMNAALDAGERRTSLPMVSTLPTPREKKPPPRPAALEAPPTLEEISFRSIVEERAGQKDVFILPQNRLEPATGLPLLRAAKHIDGKHGIMFYLDDDVIFAADKGAYEPIALAEFLDRACAV; translated from the coding sequence atggcgcgacgcaaatCGCAGTTTCTCGACGAGGGCCAGGACTCGGGCGATTCTGAGGCGTCGGATGATCtggagcgcgcggtgccaCGGTTTGTACAAGGCACGCAATCCAAGGCGTTTCCCGCGTTTGTCAGAGCATCGAAAGCGCCTGCCGATGCACCAAGCGAGGGAAGCGCGtcggacgaggagcgcgtgTCGTTTGCACGACGTGCACCTGGTGGCGGACTTGGTGCtgggcgcggtgcagcgggtggtgccgctgctggtgCGGTGCCGCCCGCTCcgctctcgcgcacgtcTGGCTCGGGCGGCTTTGATCCTTCTGCTTATCTCCGAAAAATGGGCTGGACAGGCGGCGGACTCGGGAAGGAAGGCGAGGGCATTGTCAACCCGATCGaggtgcagctgcgcccCAACCGTGCCGGTGTCGCATTCGGCGGGCGCACAGAAAAGACGAagcaggcacgccgcgaagAGCGACGAAAAACAGGTGCGCCATCGTCCAGCGACGAAGATACCCACGCCCCAacgcgcaccgcgccacGCTCCAATGCATGGAAGAAGCGTAATGAAGCGCGCCCCAAGCTTGTGCACCGCACCTATGACGAAATCATCGCTGAAGCagcgggcgctgcgccaagcgccggcCCTATCTACGATGCTACAGgaggtgcgctgcgcgaagtCGCGTCTGTATCCGCTGCGTTGCGCCATGCAGTGCCCACTGAAGATACGTACCTGCCAGAGCTGCAACACAATACACGCCTCTTGTGCGATACGACGCGCACTTCGCTCGACAAGatggcgcagcaaggcgcggGATTTGTCgaccgcgcacgctggctGCGCCACGAGAAGGAAACGTGCGCACGTCGGAtcgcacacgcgcagcacgaaAAAGCGCTTCTTGTATCGGTGCTGGACAGGGTCAAGCAGCTCGCACACGTCGCGTCCAGTGCAAGCACGCttgaggcgctgcagccagCCATGGACGATCTTCTCAAAGCACAAACGCCCGAGATGCAGTCGCTGCACCTTGATGAGGCCGTcgctggcgcgcttgctgctgtgttgcgccgcgcgcttgccacCTGGGCGCCATTAGAGGCGCCGCACGCCTTCACCGCCCTGCTCACGCGCTGGCTTACTGCGttggtgcgcgacgaaaAAGGCCCGCTCGTCATGACTCCGTACGAGAGCATGCTATGGAATGTATGGATGCCCACGATCCGGAATGCGCTTACCAACGAATGGGACGTGCACGATCCCGCGCCGGCCATCGCACTTGTCGAGGCGTGGCGTCCTCTCGTGCCTGCCTTTCTCTACGACAATATCTGGGACCAGCTGATCCTTcccaagctgcagcgcgctgtgcatgcatgGGCGCCCACCAAGGCTACTGTGCCGCTTCATATGCTGGTCGTGCCGTGGCTGCCGCttgctggcgcgcgcctcgatgcCATCTTGGCCGACGCACGCCGTCAATGGCAGCGTGTGCTTGCGACGTGGCCCATTCACACCgccccagcggcgctgctgcactgGAAAGGCGTATTTGCCGCGCGAGATTGGGATGCACTGCttttgcagcacattgTGCCGCGGCTCAGTCATCTGCTCCGCACGTCTTTTTCAGTGAACCCTGTCGCGCAGGACATGAGCGCACTGGAAAGTGTGCTGTCATGGCATGggatcgtgcgcgagaGTGTGCTTAGCCGGCTGCTCGAGACTGAGTTTGGCACGCCTTTCCTGCACACACTGCACCAGTGGCTCACACAGGATACGGTGCAGTTTGACCAAGTCGCGGCGTGGTACGCgttttggcgcgcgtggtTCCCCGCGCATGTGGCACGCCTGGAGGGCGTCGAGAATGTGTTTTCCCGTGCATTGCAGCTCATgaacgcggcgctggatgcaGGAGAAAGACGGACGAGTTTGCCGATGGTCTCGActttgccgacgccgcgcgaaaaaaaGCCGCCGCCACGTCCTGCTGCCCtcgaagcgccgccgacgctcGAAGAAATTTCCTTCCGCAGCATTGTGGAAGAGCGCGCAGGACAAAAGGATGTTTTTATCCTTCCGCAAAACCGCCTCGAGCCAGCGACGGGGCtgccgcttttgcgcgctgcgaagCACATCGACGGCAAGCATGGGATCATGTTCTATTTGGACGACGATGTGATATTTGCCGCAGACAAAGGAGCGTACGAGCCGATAGCACTTGCCGAATTTCTCGATCGTGCTTGTGCCGTATAG
- a CDS encoding uncharacterized protein (EggNog:ENOG503PJ5Z), which translates to MSRTLEPSAVGTVPMLEAKASFDLKTAAERKQRAQRNADKPTTRPHPYYWLDKPNTLQLGPTAPAEPNSASAHSRTPSNPLTSCTNETMETKATTPQRVPATSSPTLLRMQMSQTPMARAPERPSHLDISALSPEEYATFSKWIVRIKPAHTRRHGYLDEHAAIKFLRNELGVSVDDEITIMSMFERLPLGLAPGHFYAMVRLASWAQQGYPISKELLFTQTTPPQSRRRRRSQASRTASGISAVDNAPKHQSHALLPPMEPILMEVPKAPPRQVSDEDTLDDPPLALSSPRVVRPKPVLARPSNPASEAAEGELSRRASEDAGPSRYSEKLPESPMPFGARLERPSAPLLLPLVSPLIQAGLNARSEVKRLSRQASRPKTFTVLSSSSGQVPRAKPRLLTGQEAPLPRVQPQSTKRRSINRFPSILSDVRLPCNDALDTLSLPGQTIAPRPSYVSREHNILPAWLREQQFEGNVAYVPPDANTSLSQSVFESFDDVHESMSGSERAAASINRNTPFFPPHERDLERLARADMEGCGPAHYRALNAQISGDARSEKLSRPKPSVSRRRVDPAWGTLLDAGTYAGFKLTPSGRDLRLLTPRKDVGGKRALPLMPPNQEFQPMLAPPSMQRAESISSETRERIEPVSHALPPNQPQHRASDSNVRYTTEQTWTPRMQPTVRNTDMQRFTLQGDATRPQLPHLPTHDRKSSGSYGTMFKTWPKHETQPTDKALAAHEAKAVNKALRRNVLPVPSAEDEDKEWSLLEEEKPSDVADAADADQASDAAAVHRTSPTP; encoded by the exons ATGTCCCGAACACTCGAACCGTCGGCCGTTGGCACTGTGCCGATGCTCGAGGCCAAGGCGTCGTTTGATTTAAAAACGGCTGCAGAgagaaagcagcgcgcgcagcgaaaTGCCGATAAACCTACGACAAGGCCACATCCGTACTACTGGTTGGATAAGCCGAATACGTTGCAACTTGGTCCGACTGCTCCTGCCGAGCCAAACTCCGCATCTGCGcattcgcgcacgccctCGAATCCACTCACTTCGTGTACCAACGAGACGATGGAAACCAAGGCGACGACGCCTCAACGCGTCCCTGCCACCTCCTCGCCCACATTGTTGCGCATGCAGATGTCCCAGACACCCATGGCACGCGCTCCCGAGCGCCCCAGTCACCTGGACATCTCTGCCCTCTCTCCCGAGGAATACGCAACCTTTTCGAAATGGATTGTACGGATCAAGCCCGCCCATacgcggcggcatgggTACTTGGACGAGCATGCGGCTATCAAGTTTTTGCGCAACGAACTCGGCGTGTCTGTCGACGACGAGATTACG ATCATGTCCATGTTTGAGCGACTTCCTCTAGGACTTGCCCCCGGGCACTTTTACGCAATGGTCCGACTTGCCTCCTGGGCACAACAGGGCTACCCAATTAGCAAAGAGCTTTTGTTCACCCAGACAACGCCTCCCCAAtcgcgacggcgcaggcgcagccaagcatcgcgcaccgcaaGCGGCATTTCTGCAGTAGACAATGCGCCAAAGCACCAGTCCCATGCGTTGCTGCCCCCCATGGAGCCGATTCTGATGGAAGTGCcgaaagcgccgccgcgccaagtcTCTGACGAGGACACGCTGGACGATCCTCCCCTCGCACTTTCCAGTCCGCGTGTCGTGCGCCCCAAACCCGTCCTTGCACGCCCCTCGAACCCTGCGAGTGAGGCTGCCGAAGGCGAATTAagcaggcgcgccagcgAAGACGCCGGCCCCTCGCGCTACTCCGAAAAGCTGCCCGAGTCGCCCATgccttttggcgcgcgtctCGAGCGCCCTTCGGCACCCCTTCTTCTCCCTCTAGTCAGCCCCCTGATCCAGGCTGGCTTgaatgcacgcagcgaGGTGAAGCGATTATCGCGCCAGGCCTCGCGCCCGAAAACCTTCACTGTGCTTTCGAGCTCCAGCGGGCAAGTGCCGCGTGCAAAGCCGCGCCTGCTCACCGGCCAGGAAGCACCGTTGCCCCGCGTACAGCCGCAATCgaccaagcggcgcagcataAATCGATTTCCATCTATACTCAGCGACGTGCGTCTCCCATGcaacgatgcgctcgacacgctTTCTCTCCCTGGCCAGACCATCGCACCCCGACCTTCTTACGTGAGCCGCGAGCACAATATACTTCCTGCGTGGCTACGCGAGCAGCAGTTTGAAGGCAACGTCGCCTACGTTCCACCCGACGCCAACACATCTTTGTCGCAAAGCGTGTTTGAGTCGTTTGACGACGTGCACGAGTCGATGAGCGGCAGcgagcgcgctgctgccaGTATCAACCGAAACACACCATTCTTTCCACCACACGAACGCGATCTGGAGCGCTTGGCACGGGCCGATATGGAGGGCTGCGGCCCTGCGCACTACCGCGCGCTGAATGCACAGATTTCaggcgacgcgcgcagcgagaaGCTCAGTCGGCCCAAGCCTTCTGtctcgcgccgccgcgtcgaTCCTGCGTGGGGCACGTTGCTCGACGCGGGCACCTACGCCGGCTTCAAGCTTACGCCTTCCGGCCGTGATTTGCGCCTGTTGACGCCGCGGAAAGACGTGGGCGgaaagcgtgcgctgccgctgaTGCCGCCGAACCAAGAGTTCCAGCcgatgcttgcgccgccgtccatgcagcgcgccgagtcgATTTCAAGCGAAACACGCGAGCGTATCGAGCCCGTGTCACACGCGTTGCCGCCAAACcagccgcagcaccgcgcatcGGACTCCAATGTACGCTATACCACCGAACAGACCTGGACGCCGCGGATGCAGCCAACTGTGCGCAATACAGACATGCAGCGGTTCACCTTGCAGGGTGACGCTACGCGGCCGCAGCTTCCCCATCTCCCTACGCACGATCGCAAGTCCAGTGGCTCGTACGGGACCATGTTCAAGACGTGGCCAAAACACGAGACGCAGCCTACCGACAAGGCACTGGCCGCACACGAGGCGAAAGCGGTGAACAAGGCGCTACGGCGCAATGTGCTTcccgtgccgagcgccgaaGATGAAGACAAGGAGTGGTCGCTCCTCGAGGAAGAAAAGCCGAGCGACGTTGCAGACGCCGCAGACGCTGACCAAGCCtccgacgccgcggcggtcCATCGCACATCTCCCACGCCGTAG
- a CDS encoding uncharacterized protein (EggNog:ENOG503NWBZ; BUSCO:EOG09263690; COG:S) has protein sequence MDAAYPCNPGIDKQCVAPNTDGSLAAQQMLPDRMHNHEEDWTLLVRRVSDLDGLSSRPKRPTHVLSSDTCRDGTSTMIYILNYARSMHGDDQVRGGAIWSIALGTMHPHVSMFKPLLVLAMKAYLDSRCHAVLETLFHAANSLDLTQLPCLTRAEKLLLRTPVLDPGMPRSARRAPSAPMPQHTPHGWSKRSRVKVHSMRISDPSPQHACKTHYSTKFVYDRMSIPVHVPLALFPDELGEYSLTNLLTLVSQGSTPRTTLHPHLHTNGTHTHPVVLLFNALITNKRVLFVGYRTEAHTVVDFVLAACALASGSGAILRGFLDQTIPYATLADLDALNKMDGFIAGVTNPRFEQLPVWDVMCNVDTGKISLGKHIIPASTFSPRCTFVPHKGKHGSAYGAQDDMHAIWSTGDVRANSADGQFVQQLLSKIKAHASEASVRWTWQMYVNIFVCNAARHELRFYGDTLLAVTSQDVTWGDEISTLRANAMRAEGWRTSPSYQMYIRDVTYDRRLARNCEEACAID, from the coding sequence ATGGACGCCGCGTACCCGTGCAATCCGGGGATCGACAAGCAGTGCGTGGCGCCCAACACTGACGGTAGCCTTGCCGCACAGCAAATGCTGCCCGACCGGATGCACAACCACGAGGAGGACTGGACActgcttgtgcgccgcgtctcgGACCTCGACGGACTGTCCTCTCGGCCCAAGCGGCCGACCCATGTACTGAGCAGCGATACATGTCGCGACGGCACCAGTACCATGATCTACATTCTCAACTACGCGCGGTCCATGCATGGCGACGATCaggtgcgcggcggtgcgatATGGTCCATAGCACTTGGGACTATGCACCCGCACGTAAGCATGTTCAagccgctgcttgtgcttgcaaTGAAGGCGTACCTCGACTCGAGGTGCCACGCTGTACTCGAGACGCTTTTTCACGCGGCCAACTCGCTGGATCTGACGCAGCTCCCTTGCCTGACGCGGGCTGAAAAGCTGCTTTTACGTACGCCAGTGCTGGATCCGggcatgccgcgctcggcgcgccgagcgccaagcgcgccgatgccgcaACACACACCGCACGGCTGGAGTAAACGGTCGCGCGTCAAAGTACACAGCATGCGCATCTCTGATCCGAGTCCACAGCATGCATGCAAGACCCACTATTCTACGAAATTTGTGTACGATCGTATGAGCATCCCTGTGCACGTCCCGCTCGCTCTCTTCCCCGACGAACTCGGCGAGTACTCGCTCACAAACCTGCTCACGCTTGTGTCGCAAGGCAGCACGCCACGCACAACGCTGCACCCGCACCTGCACACGAATGGCACACATACACACCCTGTCGTCTTGCTGTTTAACGCACTCATCACAAATAAGCGCGTCCTGTTTGTCGGCTACCGAACCGAGGCACACACCGTGGTGGATTTTGTGCTTGCTGCCTGTGCGCTTGCAAGCGGAAGCGGTGCGATATTGCGTGGGTTCTTGGACCAGACGATCCCGTACGCAACGCTAGCCGATCTCGATGCACTCAACAAGATGGACGGGTTCATTGCGGGGGTTACCAACCCCCGATTCGAGCAGCTCCCGGTGTGGGATGTGATGTGCAATGTGGATACAGGGAAGATTTCGCTCGGAAAGCACATCATCCCTGCAAGCACGTTCAGCCCGCGCTGCACTTTTGTCCCGCACAAGGGCAAACACGGCTctgcgtacggcgcgcaggaTGACATGCATGCTATTTGGAGTACCGGAGACGTGCGCGCCAATTCAGCAGATGGTCAGTttgtccagcagctgctcagCAAAATCAAGGCACATGCAAGCGAGGCTTCTGTGCGCTGGACATGGCAAATGTACGTAAATATCTTTGTgtgcaatgcggcgcggcacgagcTCCGCTTCTACGGAGATACACTGTTGGCTGTAACGTCGCAGGACGTAACGTGGGGCGACGAAATAAGCACACTGCGTGCGaatgcaatgcgcgccGAGGGATGGCGCACTTCTCCGAGCTACCAGATGTATATACGCGACGTGACGTACGACCgccgtttggcgcgcaacTGCGAAGAAGCGTGTGCGATCGACTAG